From a region of the Monomorium pharaonis isolate MP-MQ-018 unplaced genomic scaffold, ASM1337386v2 scaffold_542, whole genome shotgun sequence genome:
- the LOC118648612 gene encoding uncharacterized protein LOC118648612 isoform X3: protein MSVEKSRTNTDEDNYMILTNDFSKSTLQIGTMKNNSSSTDLCVEDTETIILEKSDTQETLNMLVEKSRKNTDGDNSSEYIPSSTSESSIYSDTENDNTKNNRKNVSVNKTNTSSGLDISNLHLSGTKMCDDAEMYVTESSGKQTHSKKNCCYYCKSYKVR, encoded by the exons ATGTCGGTTGAGAAATCAAGAACCAATACTGATGAAGATAATT ATATGATTCTTACAAATGACTTCTCAAAAAGCACACTACAAATAGGCACTATGAAAAACAATAGCTCGTCCACTGATTTATGTGTTGAAGATactgaaacaataatattggaaaaatCTGATACTcaagaaacattaaatatgtTGGTTgagaaatcaagaaaaaatactgATGGAGATAATT ctTCTGAATATATTCCTTCGTCTACAAGCGAGTCATCAATTTACTCAGATACAGAAAATGATAATACAAAGAATAATAGGAAAAATGTCTctgtaaataaaactaatacgTCTAGTGGTTTAGACATATCTAATCTACATTTGTCAGGAACAAAAATGTGTGATGATGCTGAAATGTATGTCACAGAATCGTCAGGAAAACAAACACAttccaaaaaaaattgttgttatTACTGCAAAAGCTACAAAGTAAGATAG
- the LOC118648614 gene encoding uncharacterized protein LOC118648614, whose protein sequence is MEQVLIETVLETQMQQKRQKKIILPSTEDIRKLDNYLTEKRQEAYNNLTKEYSYKEWLSLLETTLISVQLFNRRRAGETERIQISEFQNYHSIDEETNKDMYKSLSMEARRLAKKYVRFVIRVPRENPYLFGIPSYDKKRYKYLRACNLMRSFSVACGATMSHTLRGTQLRKHIATKCISLNLLEYQVNDLSNHLGHSDKIHKEHYRLPIASRDILQVSKLLEYAQGEEKNNNEDESTDDDDESDVLLKRDSCNDENRSFSSDEYQMNIHYPVKIKIYLRIVKII, encoded by the exons ATGGAACAAGTGTTAATAGAAACAGTATTAGAAACACAGATGCAACAAAAACGACAAAAGAAGATTATACTTCCATCGACAGAGGATATTAGAAAACtggataattatttaacagaaaaaCGACAAGAAGCTTATAACAATTTGACGAAAGAATATTCATATAAAGAGTGGCTATCTTTGCTGGAAACAACTCTCATATCGGTGCAATTGTTTAATCGTCGACGAGCTGGAGAGACTGAAAGAATACAAATatcagaatttcaaaattatcacAGTATTGATGAAGAAACGAATAAAGATATGTATAAATCATTATCAATGGAAGCACGAAGATTAGCAAAGAAATATGTCCGTTTTGTAATACGTG TACCTCGTGAAAATCCATATCTCTTTGGAATACCAAGTTACGATAAGaagagatataaatatttaagggCTTGCAATTTAATGCGGTCTTTTTCAGTAGCATGCGGAGCAACCATGTCACATACATTACGTGGAACACAATTGAGAAAACACATAGCAACTAAATGTATTTCTCTAAATTTATTAGAGTATCAGGTGAATGATTTATCAAATCATTTGGGACATTCAgataaaatacacaaagaGCATTACAGATTACCTATTGCTAGTCGAGACATTTTACAAGTATCAAAACTTTTGGAATATGCGCAaggtgaagaaaaaaataacaatgagGACGAAAGTACTGATGACGATG ATGAATCTGATGTATTGCTCAAAAGAGATTCATGTAATGATGAAAACCGATCATTCTCTTCTG ATGAATATCAGATGAACATACATTATCcagtaaaaatcaaaatttatttaaggatTGTGAAGataatctaa
- the LOC118648612 gene encoding uncharacterized protein LOC118648612 isoform X2, producing MSVEKSRTNTDEDNYMILTNDFSKSTLQIGIMKNNSSSTDLCVEDIEAIILEKSDTQETLNMLVEKSRKNTDEDNYMILTNDFSKSTLQIGTMKNNSSSTDLCVEDTETIILEKSDTQETLNMLVEKSRKNTDGDNSSEYIPSSTSESSIYSDTENDNTKNNRKNVSVNKTNTSSGLDISNLHLSGTKMCDDAEMYVTESSGKQTHSKKNCCYYCKSYKVR from the exons ATGTCGGTTGAGAAATCAAGAACCAATACTGATGAAGATAATT ATATGATTCTTACAAATGACTTCTCAAAAAGTACACTACAAATAGGCATAATGAAAAACAATAGCTCGTCCACTGATTTATGTGTTGAAGATATTGAAGCAATAATATTGGAGAAATCTGATACTcaagaaacattaaatatgtTGGTTgagaaatcaagaaaaaatactgATGAAGATAATT ATATGATTCTTACAAATGACTTCTCAAAAAGCACACTACAAATAGGCACTATGAAAAACAATAGCTCGTCCACTGATTTATGTGTTGAAGATactgaaacaataatattggaaaaatCTGATACTcaagaaacattaaatatgtTGGTTgagaaatcaagaaaaaatactgATGGAGATAATT ctTCTGAATATATTCCTTCGTCTACAAGCGAGTCATCAATTTACTCAGATACAGAAAATGATAATACAAAGAATAATAGGAAAAATGTCTctgtaaataaaactaatacgTCTAGTGGTTTAGACATATCTAATCTACATTTGTCAGGAACAAAAATGTGTGATGATGCTGAAATGTATGTCACAGAATCGTCAGGAAAACAAACACAttccaaaaaaaattgttgttatTACTGCAAAAGCTACAAAGTAAGATAG
- the LOC118648612 gene encoding uncharacterized protein LOC118648612 isoform X4: MSVEKSRTNTDEDNYMILTNDFSKSTLQIGIMKNNSSSTDLCVEDIEAIILEKSDTQETLNMLVEKSRKNTDEDNYMILTNDFSKSTLQIGTMKNNSSSTDLCVEDTETIILEKSDTQETLNMLVEKSRKNTDGDNWT; the protein is encoded by the exons ATGTCGGTTGAGAAATCAAGAACCAATACTGATGAAGATAATT ATATGATTCTTACAAATGACTTCTCAAAAAGTACACTACAAATAGGCATAATGAAAAACAATAGCTCGTCCACTGATTTATGTGTTGAAGATATTGAAGCAATAATATTGGAGAAATCTGATACTcaagaaacattaaatatgtTGGTTgagaaatcaagaaaaaatactgATGAAGATAATT ATATGATTCTTACAAATGACTTCTCAAAAAGCACACTACAAATAGGCACTATGAAAAACAATAGCTCGTCCACTGATTTATGTGTTGAAGATactgaaacaataatattggaaaaatCTGATACTcaagaaacattaaatatgtTGGTTgagaaatcaagaaaaaatactgATGGAGATAATT gGACTTAG
- the LOC118648612 gene encoding uncharacterized protein LOC118648612 isoform X1, producing the protein MRCSKMWIFYCICAFYVMLTNGTYYVCPLNDIYARKGNNCMLKNAQLRTKACIMAVNANIEHLSKIKKNLNHNIPRVKLQSINLCKYKTLSRQKPRIIKSEVLKKGQKIKIKNKSKTNQQAQEKLKTTSEEYNLSDTVNNDSSSTDLCLNIQTRILEKSNTRETLDTLVERSKTNTDEDNYKILTNDFSNAALQTDTVIMISGPLIYVLKILKQEYWKDLIIKKH; encoded by the exons ATGCGATGTTCGAAGATGtggattttttattgtatctgCGCATTTTACG TAATGCTCACCAATGGTACATATTACGTATGTCcattaaatgatatttacgCAAGAAAAGGTAATAATTGCATGTTGAAAAATGCGCAGTTAAGAACAAAGGCATGCATAATGGCTGTTAACG caAATATCGAGCatctttctaaaattaaaaaaaatttaaaccaTAATATTCCTCGagtaaaattacaatctaTAAATCTTTGCAAGTATAAAACACTTAGCCGACAAAAGCCTCGAATAATTAAATCTGAGGTACTTAAAAAAggccaaaaaataaaaataaaaaataaaagtaaaactaaTCAGCAGGCGCAAGAAAAACTAAAGACTACATCTGAAGAATACAATCTCTCTG ACACTGTGAATAATGATAGCTCGTCCACTGATTTATGTTTGAATATTCAAACAAGAATATTGGAAAAATCTAATACTCGAGAAACATTAGATACATTGGTTGAGAGATCAAAAACCAACACTGATGAAGACAATT ATAAGATTCTTACAAATGACTTTTCAAATGCCGCATTACAAACAGACACTGTAATAATGATATCTGGTCCACTGATttatgttttgaaaatattgaaacaagaGTATTGGAAAGATCTGATAATCAAGAAACATTAA